TTGTTTCCTGCTGAGACGTGTTTTACATCCACTGATCTCAGTGCGCGATGTGCCCCGGAAGTGTCTTACTGTCTTCTTGATcctgattatttgtttatttgagaattccttagttgtttttttttaagaggagaggggctgggtaTCCTCGAGGTTTGCAGAGCTGGAGGgagtctggggaggggaggaagagggagagggtaGCAAGTGGTTTGCGGAAAAAAGCTGCTGTTTGGAAGGGTGAGCCTGTGACTGTGTCTGTTTCAGGACACCATCCAGCAGTTGGAAAATGAGCTTCGGGGCACAAAGTGGGAAATGGCTCGTCACTTGCGAGAATACCAGGATCTCCTCAACGTCAAGATGGCTCTGGACATCGAGATCGCTGCGTACAGGTTCGGTGCTCGCTGCAGATGTGGCCGAAAAGCTAGCTGCGCTGCAGAACGTTCACTGCTTTTAAGTTAAAGCAGACAGGTTGCAGGAATCTTAAATCAGTGCctgattttctttcctaattaaaaagaaattgttcTAGAGAATTGTAAATGTGGTTTTACCGCTTTTCATACAGCTTTCAAAGTAAACAGTTGCAATGAAGTTTTGAGGGAGAGCATCGATTAATTTCGGTGCTTatgcttaaatttattttagtaaaaaagGTTTTCCACATGTTTGGATGAAAAACGGAAtattagtttttaatatttcatctaGTGGTTTCAGCTTTCCAACTTTATAATGTCAAGGACAAACTCCAGGAGATtcaatttctctgtttctcccttACAGCTTTCTATTGCCATCATCTGGCTGAGAAGAGATACAGATGCATACATGTGTATTCTATGCTATTTAGACTTATGTCTATGGATCTAGATATAcacagccagagagagagagaagaaaagagcttATAGGTCTACTGACTGATATCACCTTGCTGTTGATTAAGTTCATAGGAGAAAATCCTTGGCTAAACAGTTTTTCTAACTACCAATAAGgtcattatatataatattacaaGAATAAATTGCCCTCAGAGCTGTCTCTCCTTTCAGGAAAGctgaataattatattaaatcGACATTTTATGATTAAAATTGCAGCCCAATTTATAGCTTGATACACTCACATTAGCACCTAGCTATGATATAGCctaaattctgatatatgctaaatagttttataaattttttgaaaattatatttgctAAAAGAAATTTAGTATATATCCTGAAAGTCCAAATGCTCAAGAAGGTCACTGAGGGTTTTTAGCTGCTAGGGACCTTTTCAGCATATTCATCTTGCACCAAATGGACTGCTGCAGAGCTGAGATTTGGTGGCTGGGTGTGGCTGGTGGACATTGGGTGTGGTGAGTTACTGCAGGTGGCTGACTGGTGGTCCATGAGAATCTGTCTCTGTCACTGAATATGACACAATATATCACTGAAATGATAACACGTATTCCACTGGCTTGACGgaatcttttatttctgtgactcTATTTAGTCAAAGGTATCTACTGCACTACCCATAATGTAACGAAGCTCAGAAGGCCCAATGAGATTTTAATTATGTCTTGTCTTATTTCTCTCCTTAGGAAACTTCTGGAGGGTGAAGAGACCAGATTTAGCACATTTGCAGGAAGCATCACTGGCCCGCTGTATACACACCGACAGCCCTCAGTCACAATATCCAGTAAGATTCAGAAAACCAAGGTAGAGGCTCCCAAGCTAAAGGTCCAGCACAAATTCGTCGAGGAGATCATAGAAGAAACCAAAGTGGAAGatgaaaaatcagaaatggaagaagcCCTGACAGCCATTGCAGAGGAAATGGCAGTTTCcgtgaaagaagagaagggagaagaggcagaagaaaaggaagaggaacaaGAAGCAGAAGAAGTTGTAGCTGCCAAAAAGTCTCCCGAGAAAGCTGCTGCGCCTGAActtaaaggagaggaagagggagaaaaggaggaagaagaaggccaagaggaagaggaggaggaagaagaggagggcgCCAAATCAGACCAAGCGGAAGAAGGAGGATCTGAGAAGGAAGGCTCCAGCGAGAAAGAGGAAGGCgagcaggaagaaggagaaacGGAGGCTGAAGTTGAAGTCGAGGAAGCTGAAGctaaggatgaaaagaaaactgaggaaaaggTTGAAGAAGTGGCTCCCAAGGAGGAGCTCGTGGCAGAAGCCAAAGTGGAAAAGCCAGAGAAAGCCAAGTCCCCAGTGCCCAAATCGCCCGTGGAAGAGGCGAAACCAAAAGCAGAAGCTGGAGCCGGGAAAGGTGAACAGAAAGAGGAAGtggtggaagaaaagaaagaagaagcaaAGGAAGCTCCCAAGGAAGAGAaggtagagaaaaaggaggagaagccCAAAGAAGTGCCAGAAAAGAAGAAGGCGGAATCCCCAGTCAAGGAGGAAGTCGTGGAGGAGGTGGTCACCAAATCCGCAAAGGTGAGCTTGGAGAAAGAGgccaaagaggaggaaaagccacagcagcaggagaaggagaaggagaaggagaaagtggaagagggagggcGTGAGGAGGAAGCCTTAAAGGAATCCAAGAAGGAAGACATAGCCATAAATGGGGAggtggaaggaaaggaagaagagcaggAGACTAAGGAAAAAGGCAgtgggggagaagaggagaaaggggttGTCACCAACGGGCTAGACGTGAGCCCAGTGGATGAAAAGAAGGGGGGTGATAGAAGCGAGGAAAAAGTGGTGGTGaccaaaaagatagaaaaaatcaCCAGTGAGGGGGTAGATGGTGCTACCAAATACATCACTAAATCTGTAACCGTCACTCAAAAGGTCGAAGAGCATGAAGAGACCTTTGAGGAGAAACTAGTGTCTACTAAAAAGGTAGAGAAGGTCACTTCACACGCCATAGTAAAGGAAGTCACCCAGGGTGACTAATATTTGAGTCCATTGCAAAAGGTTAAGCCATATGACAATTTCAAAATGCATGTGATTGACAGCTTCAAAACAGAACGGGTTCTCCCATGGGGGCTCCAGACATTGTATTTTACTTTGTGCAATATGAGGGGACTGCATGCAAACTCGGAGTGCTCCCTCCTCAGGCTTTGGGGCATTCAAATGCATGATATTGTGTGTACTGGGGGAATTGGCCAATTTCCTAAGCTGTTGGAAGGGGGGCACTCGGGGGGATGTCTTGAAATGTATTATGCAAAGAACCAACTGagccaaaaataataaatgaaacacAGAACTCTCGTAGCCTTAAGAAAGAAAGCTATATATGAATAATTATGTTTACCTCACTGGTGCATTTAAAATGGACTTTCGTTCATGGGAGAACCTCGTTGACATGCACAGTTTGCAGCCTTTCGTTGATTGATGTTAAATGTCACAGCAGTACTTGCTCAATAAAGGTCATATTGGAAACATAGTCGATTGTTTGGTGTTATGTCATTTCAAAGTGAAAGCGCCACTATCTCACCCTTTCTTTCCCTTGAATAGATTCTTTGGGGGATTATAAGCGACCTGCAAGTCTTCTCACTATTTCCGAGAGTGATTCCTGGGAAACATACTTGCCAAAAAGATTTTCAGGTGTCAAAAGCTTTACTAAGCCCAACATTCAtcccaaaattttaaaattatatttttagaataaaagcaTCAAATGAAAAGGTAACATTGGTGAGATAGAAGTCTTCGATTTCTAGGTGTTTCAATCCCACACCAGGACTCAGAGAACCTCAAGGTGAGAGGGACAATAAAGGAGGCATAACTTGCTCCTTGGAGTTGGGACTCAAAGGACCTCATGGATTATAACAATGTGTCCAGAAGAAGCAGGACTGAAATCACCAACAGTGATAACAAGAAACATCTGGACTCAGATGCACGGTTCtcgtttacacacacacacacactccctcactCACTCACTTACCTACAGCACTGATTCTTGATTTGGTTGACAGAGACTTAGACTTTCAGTGTTTTACTCATTGGggaaaataaagtcaaaaataaataaaatacttcacatagaaaaagaaaaacaggattcTCTGATATAAGCAATaagtgtttttaaattctttaaatacaGGCCAGATTTTGACCAAGGATATAATACAAATCCCTTTCAAAATGTATCTGCTCTAGATCTTTAAGGCCATTAATAATTATTCACATATTATTTGTTCCAAGTCCACATATTTTTATCAATAGGATCATCCCAATAATAAAATCCTGGATGCTCTTTTTGGTggcttttcaaaatattcctattttaatttctaaatgtaACCAGGAAACTCGTTGCTAATGTTAAGATTTGTAATGATGTTTTTCCAACCTTTAGCCATTTGCCAGTCCTCACCATTTTTGCTATATCTGCATATTGTTtgtacaattatttatttacatttttctttaagacAACTCATGTTTTAtgttaaaacattaatttttccgGAAGCGATAATATCCTTGACACCTAAGGTGAAACAGGATTTTTAATTAGTAAAAACTTTAGTTTTgcagaattaaaaaataagaagagtaTATTGGAAGGATACAGGATAATTCTTGGGATAGAAGGATCAGCCCAAGAGGCAGGCGCTGGGGAAGAGCAGCTGGGACGCCTAGGATCCTCCTGCAGTCACAGCGCTAACTGAACTCAAAACTGTGTCTCACTTCATTGGAAGTTCAGAAACAGCACGTGCTTGCCTCTCACCTTGGTCAGCAAAGGAAGGTGCCCTTTGACTGACCCACCAAGTCAGTCCCACCAGGGTTGACAATAATGATGCAGCAGCATTTCCTCAAAGAAAAGTCTGGGAGCTCTTATCCAAAGTGCAAATAGAGGGTAGATCTATATGATGTGCTAGtcgaatttttaaaatacttactaAATATATAgccattattataaaaatagtcatcTGTCTACACTTAAAATCATCTCATTTACCAGTGCTTGCCCCCGAGTCTATCACAGCTTAGAAACCCCTTTTTGTAGCATATACTGTTGAAAATGCCCCAAGGCCAGCACCAGAGACCTGTACCTTCAGCTCCTAACTTTGTTTTCAaccatctcattttctttcctgagaaGGAATGAATTTAATATTTCCGCAAATTCCGAAAGACCACCattttgccctttttaaaaataatagaacgagggccagcctgggggcatagtggttaagttcacgcaccccacttcggccgcccagggttcacaggttcagatcccaggcatgcctagcacggctcatcaagcctcGCTgtgcagcgtcccacataaaatagaggaagagaggcacaaatgttagctcagtgacaatcttcctaaagcaaaaagagggagatcagcaacagatgttagctcagggccagtcttcctcaccaaaaaaaatgaattactaaAACAACATACCTTTGATAAGTCATGCAGACATTTCTAAATGTATCAAATTGCTTGGCTGATTCCTtaacacaacaaatatttattatggagTAGGGCCTGGGAATATAATGATCTTCTTCTCTGGAATTCACTAATTCTGTTGTCCAGGCCAATTGTAACACTACTATTTAAAGAGAAAGCAATTTGAAATTCATGTTTCCAAATATGCTCAGTGACAGGGAGAGACTATATTTAAAGCTAAGCGTAAACCTCCAAGAGTTTTCAGTGACTACAACCAGTCCCTGGCTACAATGACATTAAGccattaaaaaacagaatttcttcttttccagtagaTTTCCTTAGAGATTCTATTCTGTTTTAAATATTGTAAGAAGTACCAAAGCTAATTAGTTCTCAATTTTCaaacataaggaaactgaggcacagaaattttttaaaaactttctctgGGTCACATAGATGGCAGataacagagctgggatttagCGCAGTATTCCAACTCCAGAGCACACACTCTTAACCCGTTGCGCCACACTGCCCCTCAACTCCATCCACCGTGGCTGTCTAAATTTATAAGAAAGTTCTGCTGtgttcccttctttctttctttctagattgaatgaaagaatataaaCCAATACTATGCATCTCTCATTTAATATGCTTATAAATCACTTCACGTTTTAAACAAACGATGCAATAGCGTTGGCTGCATCAGGAGAAGTATAAAACATCAGATAAAAAATAAGTGCCGATTCTTTCTACCACAACAGCTTTCAGCTCACAAAAATGTGGCAAACACTTTTCTCATGGTAACTTTAATATTCAATGGAAAAGGAAAGTGTTATTTCTAGCACACTGCCTTCTATTGCCAGTCAGTGAAGAGACAGTACTAAAACATTGAGATATTCATTTCCACAACAAATAGATTGGTTGTTCCAGTTTGGagcaagttatttttttcctggtggTTTATGTAATTCACCCACAGGGAAACAGGAgctatttttaagtgaattattttattgagtcTACACAAAAGTCATCCACTTCCGGAGCTCCTGCATCCTTTGGCTTGGGCAGAAGCAGTGGATTTGAGTTCAAGTCCCAGGTC
The genomic region above belongs to Equus caballus isolate H_3958 breed thoroughbred chromosome 2, TB-T2T, whole genome shotgun sequence and contains:
- the NEFM gene encoding neurofilament medium polypeptide → MSYTLDSLGNPSAYRRVTETRSSFSRVSGTPSSGFRSQSWSRGSPSTVSSSYKRSALGPRLAYSSAMLSSAESSLDFSQSSSLLNGGSGPGGDYKLSRSNEKEQLQGLNDRFAGYIEKVHYLEQQNKEIEAEIQALRQKQASHAQLGDAYDQEIRELRATLELVNHEKAQVQLDSDHLEEDIHRLKERFEEEARLRDDTEAAIRALRKDIEEASLVKVELDKKVQSLQDEVAFLRSNHEEEVADLLAQIQASHITVERKDYLKTDISTALKEIRSQLECHSDQNMHQAEEWFKCRYAKLTEAAEQNKEAIRSAKEEIAEYRRQLQSKSIELESVRGTKESLERQLSDIEERHNHDLSSYQDTIQQLENELRGTKWEMARHLREYQDLLNVKMALDIEIAAYRKLLEGEETRFSTFAGSITGPLYTHRQPSVTISSKIQKTKVEAPKLKVQHKFVEEIIEETKVEDEKSEMEEALTAIAEEMAVSVKEEKGEEAEEKEEEQEAEEVVAAKKSPEKAAAPELKGEEEGEKEEEEGQEEEEEEEEEGAKSDQAEEGGSEKEGSSEKEEGEQEEGETEAEVEVEEAEAKDEKKTEEKVEEVAPKEELVAEAKVEKPEKAKSPVPKSPVEEAKPKAEAGAGKGEQKEEVVEEKKEEAKEAPKEEKVEKKEEKPKEVPEKKKAESPVKEEVVEEVVTKSAKVSLEKEAKEEEKPQQQEKEKEKEKVEEGGREEEALKESKKEDIAINGEVEGKEEEQETKEKGSGGEEEKGVVTNGLDVSPVDEKKGGDRSEEKVVVTKKIEKITSEGVDGATKYITKSVTVTQKVEEHEETFEEKLVSTKKVEKVTSHAIVKEVTQGD